From the genome of Lates calcarifer isolate ASB-BC8 unplaced genomic scaffold, TLL_Latcal_v3 _unitig_1690_quiver_535, whole genome shotgun sequence, one region includes:
- the LOC108890116 gene encoding piezo-type mechanosensitive ion channel component 2 produces MSSELALGLVFRVLLPLSLTAACVLRFNGFSLVYAVLLLLLPLLPDPSPTTGNTGRCVMAVCVSSFLFLLLQSFFQLTTATLQPEYNCTSWQKALGQLGLVSLTGSDAGSAVRQVFPDVGVLFISLLTWRLIVRLNADTHTQPQQEETQQQEEEEHPGEELMFEGDSVLGGEEGEEEEEEGSKNRVLVELESLVCKTRQMIGNISTTGGKVLLTALLGLTGIMFPSLSSLPYLLCFQVLCTWWAWSGQVPPLLFRCVSVMSLFYPSSHFLLLYCYQLPSLQEAWPPNCTSTSVFGLVAVVAVDCGAPWRLQVNSELSWFHFISPLMLLLLYYTVASLWRNQLIDSDGVRGGERAESAVSGSCDIITSTSNLSDEVSADITVERRRELWRRAHDRPECRDVLLSSTNDSPSESFAPPTQSTALGLDVYSTPHYSLSQSDTLETCIFEGDGWEEREGEEEEGEVDVRGEEGGVSAASMAFSFLLKQSYICALISMMAWSITYVSWLTCVLLLWSCVLWMMRERRRYTLMSSPWLVAYGNLLVILQYVYSFPSIQEVPGLFPRKDDPCRELASKLLCLLTFWLLLRQALTEKRDRQTHTHLSTITVRIEEDQRADQDQHQKKKDVSYEEVLLLGGGGGGVQMEALVAVVTRMFVKYWIYVCGTMFFFVSFEGKIVLYKVIYMVMFLCCVALYQLNYERWRALLRGFWVAVVVYSMLVLILVYTFQFPSSPHTWSYYTGLSTHRLEDVGLEKFSVPVLFTRIFIPAAFLLVCIVHLHYFHEPFLQLTDLKTVVDTHNSTITRLVHSDGSLVDLSVGGAPQLLLEEEKRGGQREREEETEEKWIKTGGEEEEEEEYPCVFDRETLSDHITVLVSWRLVVDRLSVLFLRLLLSLQRLQRLLWWLLELHIVKIVSSYIIWVSVKEVCVFNLLFVLCVGVALPCRAWRPLLSGVCTVWTCVVTVCKMLYQLNVVQPIRYSSNCTMPDNSSTDLSRSVLYAGPVDPAQWVGLRKTDGKLLDYLRYNLMMLALLAFEVTVYRHQELYRLRHNKVPPPTRTLFHDITRRHLDDSVLSCVKYFLNYFFYKFGLETCFLLAVNVIGQRMDLFAVGHAFGLITVLSHRSRKCIASVWPKYCYFLSGLLCFQYVLCIGFPPAACKDYPWRPPSSNMDSNVVKWLFLPDYLTPPNPLFLLYDFLLLLGASLQLQVFEEELQASVQILAGDNSELDGDDGQICDLIQRLRLNTVPDFMLCRSYLDMMKVIIFSYMFWFVLTIIFITGTTRISIFCMGYLVACFYFLLVGGELLLKPVKSILVYWDCLIGYNVFVITMKNILSILACGFIKSLVLNHCWLIQLFSLACTIKGYTKPEQQSSKQCELPSDEAGIIWDGVCFCFLLLQRRVFRSHYFLYVVLDLQTTQLLASRGAELFEASTVKAVRARLEVEKTSMDLLKRQMERIKSRQQKFRRGKEKMLSLTQDNFHTDGQENKKGQRQKEWWRPWVNHASMVRSGDYYLFETDSEEEEEEKKEEEEKKEEQDLPEKSAFQFVYHAWITDSRTAMRARNNQKKLWKKNSSERRSRREEKKGAAGVIEVMEEVEEDGEEEEEEEEKEEGPDTVLHRFSNTLRFCWVLLSALLDSLTAWLSGLCQEHIDISTVLRIERCMLTQQAKQGNLPTREAINVYYQEQMMKTSRESGLDYSTYEADGQASAAREREEEDGEEGVSPDTDEEAGGQTADVKPEPGADGPADPHTEGGAVLERGCVCEVKPENVPGRDPPGTDTDSETADGPASGAEPEAGPAEGDPAVEVKNEDLPECTVAKTSQRSRPKLSRMERVQSSSSLSSEEEKIGQTYRSVLKPHHKLPLSVCAPLAPPPPPLLSSHPHTALLWGWTFRRRRRRQRSCLHLLSTGISHSGADCERAAEEQVRTGESQRSVTCHLLMLHTLPFCVLGLSIDEELEASDHFYGNQPQLLQLCYALYNILAARSETVCYLVIVLNHMVSASCLTLVLPVLVFLWATLSVPRPSKTFWMTAIIYTEVTIVIKYFFQFGFFPFNQKLEVDRSKPFHPPNILGVEKKEGYVLYDLLQLLTLFYHRATLKCHGLWDQTVTTDADAVHHHDNQASCTDAATSIDVADPTNTLRRRGRRRTRSSSTQLRSPAGSVSSRPQQPGRFDLLLEKLRELSIRAKKYSVSRCMSVYHPVCQFFRALIQPEYSAVTDVYVLMFLADTVDFIIIVFGFWAFGKHSAAADITSSLSEDQVPEAFLVMVLIQFGTMVIDRALYLRKTVLGKLVFQVILVFGIHFWMFFILPTVTERRFNQNLVAQLWYFVKCVYFGLSAYQIRSGYPTRVLGNFLTKSHNYLNLFLFQGFRLVPFLTELRAVMDWVWTDTTLSLSSWICVEDVYAHCFVLKCWRESEKRYPQPRGQKKKRVVKYGMGGLIVLLLICIVWFPLLFMSLIKSVAGVVNRPLDVSLTITLGGFQPIFTMSAQQNQLKDLTGNDFNSFVSSYSYTPSALQFLEAYGHEDVTVAELQGSSNSLWTISPPSRQYLSQVLNLDHFPLTVSWTVQRNLSLGAKAELASGKHVTYLDDQTRLELIELLNGTRTLPVVIQEVFPCFIRAPSDSNAKPIEQLYPDDRYKDILLALERSTNQSREIQEWWIVDQPIGSLVPVGGGASLSDRREAGLQLFVFSDKVSPPSLGFLAGYGIMGLYASVVLVIGKFVREFFSGISHSIMFEELPCVDRILKLCTDIFLVRETGELELEEELYAKLIFLYRSPETLIKWTRR; encoded by the exons cctcagcaggaggagacacagcagcaggaggaggaggagcatcCAGGGGAAGAGCTGATGTTTGAGGGGGACTCTGTGCtcggaggggaggagggagaggaggaggaggaggaaggcagcAAAAACAGGGTCCTGGTTGAACTGGAGTCACTGGTTTGTAAAACCAGACAGATGATTGGAAACATATCAACGACCGGAGGAAAAGTCCTGCTGACGGCTCTGCTCGGACTCACAG GTATCAtgttcccctccctctcctccctcccctacCTGCTCTGTTTCCAGGTGTTGTGTACCTGGTGGGCGTGGTCAGGTCAGGTCCCGCCCCTCCTcttcaggtgtgtgtctgtgatgtcactgttcTACCCCTCTTCCCACTTCCTGCTCCTCTACTGCTACCAGCTGCCCTCACTGCAGGAGGCGTGGCCTCCCAACTGCACCTCCACCAG tgtgtttggcCTAGTGGCAGTGGTGGCAGTGGACTGCGGTGCCCCCTGGAGGCTGCAGGTGAACTCAGAGCTCAGCTGGTTTCACTTCATCAGTCCACTGATGCTGTTGCTGCTCTACTACACTGTGGCCAGTCTGTGGAGGAACCAG CTGATCGACAGCGACGGTGTTCGGGGTGGAGAGAGGGCGGAATCGGCGGTCAGCGGgagctgtgacatcatcacctCCACCAGCAACCTAAGTGATGAGGTCAGCGCTGACATCACAGTGGAGAGACGGAGGGAGCTGTGGAGGAGAGCTCACGATCGGCCCGAGTGCAGAGAT gtGCTGCTGTCATCGACCAATGACAGCCCCTCTGAGTCTTTTGCCCCGCCCACACAGAGCACTGCCCTGGGATTGGATGTTTACTCTACGCCTCACTActctctcagccaatcag ACACGTTGGAGACCTGCATTTTTGAGGGAGATggatgggaggagagggagggggaggaggaggagggagaggtggacgtgaggggtgaggaggggggagtcAGCGCCGCTTCCATGGCCTTCAGCTTCCTCCTCAAACAGAGCTACATCTGCGCTCTGATCTCCATGATGGCCTGGTCCATCACCTACGTGTCCTGGCTCACCTGTGTCCTGCTGCTCTGGTCATGTGTCCTCTGGATGATGCGAGAGCGCCGCCGCTACACGCTGATGTCATCGCCCTGGCTGGTCGCCTACGGCAACCTGCTTGTCATCCTGCAGTATGTCTACAGCTTTCCCTCCATACAGGAAGTGCCCGGACTGTTCCCCAGGAAAGACGACCCCTGCAGGGAGCTCGCCTCTAAG TTGCTGTGTCTTCTGACCTTCTGGCTGCTGCTGCGTCAGGCGCTGActgagaagagagacagacagacacacacacacctgtctaccATCACTGTCCGCATAGAAG AGGACCAGAGAGCAGATCAGGATCAGCACCAGAAGAAGAAGGACGTGTCATATGAGGAGGTGCTGCtcctgggaggaggaggaggaggagttcagATGGAGGCTCTGGTTGCCGTGGTAACCAGGATGTTTGTTAAATACTGGATCTATGTCTGTGGAACAATGTTTTTCTTCGTCAGCTTTGAGGGGAAAATCGTCCTCTACAAGGTCATTTACATGGTGATGTTCCTCTGCTGCGTTGCTCTGTACCAg TTGAACTACGAGCGTTGGCGTGCCTTGCTCAGGGGTTTCTGGGTAGCTGTGGTGGTTTACTCCATGCTGGTTCTGATCCTGGTCTACACCTTCCAGTTCCCTTCGTCCCCCCACACCTGGAGTTACTACACTGGACTCAGCACCCACAG gttgGAGGACGTTGGTCTGGAGAAGTTCTCAGTTCCTGTTCTCTTCACCAGGATCTTCATCCCTGCAGCGTTTTTACTg GTGTGTATTGTTCACCTTCATTATTTCCACGAGCCGTTCCTACAGCTGACTGACCTGAAGACTGTGGtggacacacacaacagcaccatcacgag gttgGTCCACTCTGATGGCAGCCTTGTTGACCTGTCGGTGGGCGGagctcctcagctcctcctggaggaggagaagagaggaggtcagagggagagagaggaggagacagaggagaagtggataaagacaggaggagaagaggaggaggaggaggagtaccCCTGTGTGTTTGACAGGGAAACCCTGTCTGACCACATCACAG TGCTGGTCTCCTGGAGGTTGGTGGTGGATCGTCTCTCTGTGCTGTTCCTgcgcctcctcctctccctgcagcGGCTGCAGCGCCTCCTCTGGTGGCTCTTGGAACTGCACATCGTGAAGATCGTCTCCTCCTACATCATCTGGGTCTCTGTGAAGGAG gtgtgtgtgtttaacctGCTGTTCGtgctgtgtgtgggtgtggctCTGCCCTGCAGGGCATGGCGCCCCCTGCTGTCAGGAGTTTGTACAGTCTGGACCTGTGTGGTGACGGTCTGTAAAATGTTGTACCAACTCAACGTCGTCCAGCCAATCAGATACTCCTCCAACTGTACCATG CCAGATAACTCCAGCACCGACCTGTCTCGCTCGGTTCTTTACGCTGGTCCAGTTGACCCCGCGCAGTGGGTGGGGCTTCGCaagactgatggaaaactgCTGGACTACCTGAGA TATAACCTGATGATGTTAGCACTGTTAGCGTTCGAGGTCACAGTTTACCGACACCAGGAGCTCTACCGCCTCCGCCATAACAAAGTCCCACCCCCTACCAGAACGCTGTTTCATGACATCACCAGGCGTCACCTGGACGACAGCGTGCTGAGCTGTGTTAAATACTTCCTCAACTACTTCTTCTACAAGTTTGGACTGGAG ACCTGCTTCCTGTTGGCCGTGAATGTGATTGGTCAGCGGATGGATCTGTTCGCTGTAGGCCATGCTTTTGGTCTCATCACCGTCCTGTCACATCGCAGCAGGAAGTGCATCGCCTCAGTGTGGCCCAAGTACTGCTACTTCCTGTCagggttgttgtgttttcagtatgTGCTGTGCATCGGGTTCCCTCCTGCTGCCTGTAAAG ATTATCCGTGGAGACCTCCGTCCTCCAACATGGACTCCAATGTGGTGAAATGGCTCTTCCTCCCTGATTACCTGACACCACCGaaccccctcttcctcctct ATgacttcctgctcctcctcggGGCGtcgctgcagctgcaggtgtttGAGGAGGAGCTTCAGGCGTCTGTTCAGATCCTCGCAGGAGACAACAGTGAGCTGGACGGAGATGACGGACAGATCTGTGATCTGATCCAACGACTCCGCCTCAACACCGTCCCCGACTTCATGCTGTGCAG gtctTACCTGGACATGATGAAGGTCATCATCTTCAGCTACATGTTCTGGTTTGTCctcaccatcatcttcatcaccgGGACCACCAG GATCAGTATCTTCTGTATGGGTTACCTGGTCGCCTGTTTCTACTTCCTGTTGGTGGGCGGAGAGCTGCTGCTTAAACCAGTGAAATCCATCCTGGTGTACTGGGACTGTCTGATTGGCTACAACGTGTTCGTCATCACGATGAAGAATATTCTGTCG ATCCTGGCCTGTGGTTTCATTAAGTCGTTGGTGTTGAATCATTGTTGGTTGATTCAGCTCTTCAGTCTGGCCTGCACCATCAAAGGATACACCAAAC cGGAGCAGCAGAGCAGTAAACAGTGTGAGCTGCCGAGCGACGAGGCCGGGATCATCTGGGACGgcgtctgtttctgtttcctgttgttgCAGAGGAGAGTCTTCAGGAGTCACTACTTCCTGTACGTGGTCCTGGACCTgcaaaccacacagctcctggCCTCCAG gggGGCGGAGCTCTTTGAGGCGTCCACAGTAAAGGCTGTCAGAGCAAGACTGGAGGTGGAGAAGACGTCCATGGACCTGCTGAAGAGACA GATGGAGAGGATTAAATCTCGACAGCAGAAGTTTcgcagaggaaaagagaaaatgttgaGTTTGACCCAAGACAACTTCCACACCGACG GTCAGGAAAACAAGAAGGGCCAGCGACAGAAGGAGTGGTGGAGACCCTGGGTAAACCACGCCTCCA TGGTGAGGAGTGGTGACTACTACCTGTTCgagacagacagtgaggaggaggaggaggagaagaaggaggaggaggagaagaaggaggagcaggaccTTCCTGAGAAATCAGCCTTCCAG tttgtctACCACGCCTGGATAACAGACTCCAGAACAGCAATGAGAGCTCGAAACAACCAGAAGAAACTCTGGAAGAAGAATTCCTCTGAACgaaggagcaggagggaggagaagaaaggag CAGCTGGAGTCAtagaggtgatggaggaggtggaggaagatggagaggaggaggaggaggaggaggagaaagaggagggacCAG acacTGTGTTGCATCGGTTCTCCAACACTCTGCGGTTCTGTTGGGTtctgctgtctgctctgctgGACTCTCTCACTGCCTGGCTCAGCGGTTTGTGTCAGGAACACATCGacatctccactgtcctccGCATTGAGCGCTGCATGCTAACACAGCAGGCTAAACAG GGTAATCTGCCCACCAGAGAGGCAATCAACGTTTACTACCAAGAGCAGATGATGAAAACATCCAGAGAGTCAGGTCTGGACTACAGTACCTATGAGGCTGATGGGCAGGCCTCAGCAGCtagagaaagggaggaggaagacggAGAAGAGGGAGTAAGTCCGGATACAGATGAAGAAGCAGGAGGTCAAACAGCAGATGTGAAACCAGAGCCAGGAGCAGATGGTCCAGCAGATCCACATACTGAAGGAGGAGCAGTATTAGAAAGAGGTTGTGTATGTGAAGTAAAACCAGAAAATGTTCCAGGAAGAGATCCACCTGGAACAGATACAGACTCAGAGACAGCAGACGGTCCAGCTTCAGGAGCTGAGCCAGAGGCAGGACCAGCAGAAGGTGACCCAGCAGTGGAAGTTAAAAATGAAGATCTCCCAGAATGCACGGTGGCTAAAACCAGCCAAAGATCACGACCCAAACTGTCCAGGATGGAGAGAGTCCAGTCTTCATCTTCTTTAtcttcagaggaagaaaagatcGGTCAGACTTACAGGTCAGTCCTGAAGCCACATCATAAATtacctctgtcagtctgtg CGCCTCTTGCcccgcctccccctcctctgctctcctcccaCCCTCATACAGCCTTGCTTTGGGGCTGGAccttcaggaggaggaggaggaggcagaggag CTGCCTCCACTTACTGTCCACTGGCATCTCGCACTCAGGAGCTGACTGCGAGCGAGCTGCTGAGgaacaggtgaggacaggtgagtcACAGAGATCAGTCACCTGTCACCTGCTGATGCTTCACACGCTGCCTTTCTGTGTTTTAGGACTTTCTATCGACGAGGAGCTGGAGGCATCAGATCATTTCTATGGTAaccagccacagctgctccagctgTGCTACGCCCTCTACAACATCCTTGCAGCCAG GTCAGAGACAGTGTGTTATCTCGTCATCGTGTTGAACCACATGGTGTCGGCCAGTTGTCTGACACTGGTACTTCCTGTTCTGGTGTTTCTCTGGGCAACACTGTCCGTCCCTCGACCCAGTAAGACGTTCTGGATGACGGCCATCATCTACACCGAG GTTACCATCGTCATCAAGTATTTCTTCCAGTTTGGTTTCTTCCCATTCAACCAGAAGCTGGAGGTGGATCGATCCAAACCATTCCACCCCCCAAACATCCTGGGGGTGGAGAAGAAGGAAGGCTATGTCCTGTAcgacctgctgcagctgctcacTTTATTCTACCACAGAGCCACACTCAAG tgcCATGGACTCTGGGACCAGACTGTTACCACGGATGCTGATGCTGTccatcaccatgacaaccaggCCAGCTGCACTGACGCTGCCACCTCCATCGATGTGGCCGACCCTACCAACACACTGCGACGACGAGGCAGGAGACGGACACGGTCCAGCTCCACCCAGCTGCGCTCTCCTGCAG gCAGTGTGAGCTCCAGACCTCAGCAGCCTGGCAGGTTTGATCTGCTGTTGGAGAAACTCAGAGAACTTTCCATTAGAGCCAAGAAGTACTCTGTTAGCAG GTGTATGTCTGTTTACCATCCAGTCTGTCAGTTCTTCAGAGCTCTTATCCAACCAGAGTACAGCGCCGTCACCGATGTTTACGTCCTCATGTTCCTTGCCGACACTGTCGACTTCATCATCATCGTCTTTGGCTTCTGGGCCTTTGGA AAacactctgcagctgctgacatcacttcctccctctcagAGGATCAAGTTCCTGAAGCTTTCCTGGTGATGGTCCTGATCCAGTTTG GTACCATGGTGATAGACAGGGCTCTATATTTGAGGAAGACAGTTTTAGGGAAGCTGGTTTTCCAGGTGATTTTGGTGTTTGGGATTCACTTCTGGATGTTCTTTATCCTACCAACAGTCACTGAGAG GCGTTTCAATCAGAACCTGGTGGCTCAGCTCTGGTACTTTGTGAAGTGCGTTTACTTCGGACTGTCTGCCTATCAGATCCGTTCTGGTTACCCAACACGAGTTCTGGGAAACTTCCTGACAAAGAGCCACAACTACCTCAACTTGTTCCTGTTCCAGGG TTTCCGTCTGGTTCCCTTCCTGACGGAGCTGAGGGCAGTGATGGACTGGGTGTGGACTGACACCAccctgtctctgtcctcatGGATCTGTGTCGAGGACGTCTACGCCCACTGCTTCGTCTTAAAGTGTTGGAGGGAGTCGGAGAAG AGATACCCTCAGCCTCGGGGTCAGAAGAAGAAGCGGGTGGTGAAGTACGGGATGGGCGGTCTGATCGTTCTGTTATTGATCTGTATTGTCTGGTTTCCGCTGCTCTTCATGTCGCTCATAAAATCTGTCGCTGGAGTCGTCAACCGACCGCTCGACGTCTCTCTGACCATCACACTAGGGGGTTTtcag CCGATCTTTACGATGAGTGCACAGCAGAATCAGCTCAAAGATCTGACTGGGAACGACTTCAACTCCTTCGTCAGCTCCTACAGTTACACACCT AGTGCCTTGCAGTTCCTGGAGGCGTATGGTCACGAAGATGTGACAGTGGCAGAACTACAGGGCAGCAGTAACTCTCTGTGGACCATCAGTCCTCCCAGCAGGCAGTACCTGAGCCAGGTGCTGAACCTGGACCACTTCCCCCTCACCGTGTCCTGGACTGTTCAGAG GAACCTGAGTCTGGGAGCGAAGGCAGAGCTTGCTTCAGGTAAACATGTGACTTACCTGGATGACCAGACTCGTCTGGAGCTGATCGAGCTGCTGAACGGGACCAGGACACTTCCTGT GGTCATACAGGAAGTGTTTCCATGTTTCATCCGAGCTCCGAGTGACTCCAATGCCAAACCCATCGAACAGCTTTACCCAG ATGACCGCTACAAGGACATCCTGCTGGCTCTGGAGAGgtcaaccaatcagagcagagagatcCAGGAGTGGTGGATCGTTGACCAACCGATTGGCAGCCTAGTGCCAGTGGGGGGCGGAGCGTCTCTGAGTGACAGGAGGGAGGCGGGgcttcagctgtttgtgttcagtgatAAAGTCAGTCCTCCGAGTCTGGGCTTCCTGGCAGGATACGG CATCATGGGATTGTACGCATCGGTGGTGTTGGTGATTGGGAAGTTTGTCAGAGAGTTCTTCAGTGGGATCAGTCACTCCATCATGTTCGAGGAGCTGCCCTGTGTCGACCGCATCCTCAAACTCTGCACCGACATCTTCCTG gtgagagagacaggtgagctggagttggaggaggagctttACGCCAAGCTGATCTTCCTGTATCGATCACCAGAGACTCTGATCAAATGGACGCGACGCTGA